The Corallococcus soli genome has a window encoding:
- the rpsR gene encoding 30S ribosomal protein S18 — MSNGMDSKGAGGSRGPGGGGGGSYGGGSRGGDRGGDRGGDRGGDRGDRGGMGGDDDKRGGRGFGRKKVCRFCAEKNASVDFKDQATLKYFVTERGKIIPRRISGNCAKHQREVAIAIKRARGIALLPYNAVVG, encoded by the coding sequence ATGAGCAACGGCATGGATAGCAAGGGCGCTGGCGGTTCCCGCGGCCCCGGTGGTGGTGGTGGCGGTAGCTACGGCGGCGGTTCGCGCGGTGGCGACCGTGGTGGTGACCGCGGCGGCGACCGCGGCGGCGATCGTGGCGACCGCGGCGGCATGGGTGGCGACGACGACAAGCGTGGTGGTCGTGGCTTCGGCCGCAAGAAGGTCTGCCGGTTCTGCGCGGAGAAGAACGCGTCGGTGGACTTCAAGGACCAGGCGACGCTGAAGTACTTCGTCACGGAGCGCGGCAAGATCATCCCCCGCCGCATCTCCGGCAACTGCGCGAAGCACCAGCGTGAGGTGGCGATCGCCATCAAGCGCGCCCGTGGCATCGCGCTCCTCCCCTACAACGCGGTCGTCGGCTAG
- the rpsF gene encoding 30S ribosomal protein S6: MAETQAAKRLREYETIFLVKPDLTDDAVDKLKERVRGIVDREQGKVLRFTVWGKKKTLFPVAKQPRAIYVHTSFLGSGKLVAEIERNLRNLDEVTRYISVKIADEVDPETRPVLEDLKLAGDVEETRPGAPAEREGGGFRGAAEAPDFVGPDAEEDAPEEA, encoded by the coding sequence ATGGCAGAGACGCAGGCCGCCAAGCGGCTTCGTGAGTATGAGACCATCTTCCTGGTCAAGCCGGACCTGACCGATGACGCCGTGGACAAGCTCAAGGAGCGCGTCCGGGGCATCGTCGACCGCGAGCAGGGCAAGGTGCTGCGCTTCACGGTGTGGGGGAAGAAGAAGACCCTGTTCCCCGTGGCCAAGCAGCCCCGCGCCATCTACGTCCACACGAGCTTCCTCGGCAGCGGCAAGCTGGTGGCGGAGATCGAGCGCAACCTGCGCAACCTGGACGAGGTCACCCGGTACATCTCCGTGAAGATCGCGGACGAGGTGGACCCGGAGACGCGTCCGGTCCTCGAGGACCTGAAGCTGGCCGGTGACGTGGAGGAGACCCGTCCGGGTGCCCCCGCGGAGCGCGAAGGTGGCGGCTTCCGTGGTGCGGCCGAGGCCCCCGATTTCGTTGGCCCCGACGCGGAAGAGGATGCCCCCGAAGAGGCGTAA
- the pth gene encoding aminoacyl-tRNA hydrolase, with protein sequence MKLICGLGNPGREYERHRHNIGFMVVDALLARARAELTQDKFQARVGQGSLGGERILFVEPQTFMNLSGRSVAEAARFYKVDVQDVLVIHDELDLPFGRLQLKAGGGAGGHNGLKSMVTCLGADAFIRVRVGIGKPEGPNAKERVSGYVLSNFDDGERRQLEELIARAADMTESWVRDGLSTAMNRHNRKA encoded by the coding sequence ATGAAGCTCATCTGCGGGCTGGGCAACCCCGGGCGCGAATACGAGCGCCACCGGCACAACATCGGCTTCATGGTGGTGGACGCGCTGCTCGCCCGCGCTCGCGCGGAGCTCACCCAGGACAAGTTCCAGGCGCGGGTGGGCCAGGGGAGCCTGGGCGGCGAGCGCATCCTCTTCGTGGAGCCGCAGACCTTCATGAACCTGTCGGGCCGCTCCGTCGCGGAGGCCGCGCGCTTCTACAAGGTGGACGTGCAGGACGTGCTCGTCATCCACGACGAGCTGGACCTGCCCTTCGGGCGGCTGCAGCTCAAGGCGGGCGGCGGCGCGGGCGGCCACAATGGCCTCAAGAGCATGGTGACCTGCCTGGGCGCGGACGCCTTCATCCGCGTGCGGGTGGGCATTGGAAAGCCGGAGGGCCCCAACGCCAAGGAGCGGGTGTCCGGCTACGTGCTCTCCAACTTCGACGACGGGGAGCGCCGCCAACTGGAGGAGCTGATTGCCCGGGCGGCGGACATGACGGAGAGCTGGGTGCGCGACGGGCTGTCCACGGCGATGAACCGCCACAACCGCAAGGCCTGA
- a CDS encoding 50S ribosomal protein L25/general stress protein Ctc → MATDKSTLEASTREGSGKGAARRLRAKGQIPAVVYGKHLKTPLHISVDPKAIRTAINTPHKLNTLIQIKLGSGGEQVLLKDYQMDPLTRDILHADFIAVRDTDQVKVNLPVVLTGKAPGVLEGGLLTQIRRNLEVWALPTAIPLQIEVDVSNLNIAEAIHVNDVKLPEGVSVKTNVNYTIAVLSAPEAAEAAAPAAITAAAPAAGKAADPKAADAKAPAAKAPAKK, encoded by the coding sequence ATGGCCACCGACAAGAGCACCCTCGAAGCCTCCACGCGTGAAGGTTCCGGCAAGGGCGCCGCCCGCCGCCTGCGCGCGAAGGGCCAGATCCCCGCGGTCGTCTACGGCAAGCACCTGAAGACGCCGCTGCACATCTCCGTGGACCCCAAGGCCATCCGCACGGCCATCAACACCCCGCACAAGCTCAACACGCTGATCCAGATCAAGCTGGGCTCGGGCGGCGAGCAGGTGCTGCTGAAGGACTACCAGATGGACCCGCTCACCCGGGACATCCTGCACGCGGACTTCATCGCGGTGCGCGACACGGACCAGGTGAAGGTCAACCTGCCCGTCGTGCTCACGGGCAAGGCCCCGGGCGTGCTCGAGGGCGGTCTGCTCACGCAGATCCGCCGCAACCTGGAGGTCTGGGCGCTCCCCACCGCCATCCCGCTCCAGATTGAAGTGGACGTCAGCAACCTGAACATCGCCGAGGCCATTCACGTCAACGACGTGAAGCTGCCCGAGGGCGTGTCGGTGAAGACGAACGTCAACTACACCATCGCGGTCCTCTCGGCGCCGGAAGCGGCGGAAGCGGCGGCCCCGGCGGCCATCACCGCCGCGGCCCCGGCGGCGGGCAAGGCGGCGGACCCCAAGGCGGCCGACGCGAAGGCCCCCGCGGCCAAGGCGCCGGCGAAGAAGTAG
- a CDS encoding ribose-phosphate pyrophosphokinase, protein MQQRDFKVFAGNSNPALAHRICEYLQRPLGKATVDTFSDGEIHVEIGENVRGQDVFIVQSTCPPTNHHLMELLIMCDALKRASAGSITAVMPYYGYARQDRKVAARTPITAKLVADMLEVAGVNRVVSMDMHAGQIQGFFNMPSDHLYGSPVFLDDMRKRFPELSDVVIVSPDAGGVERARAYSKRLDTGLAIIDKRRPRANASEVMNLIGDVSGKDAILVDDMVDTAGTLAQAAAALKNKGARRVLAYAVHPILSGPAIQRITDSVLEEVVFTDTVPLSASASACPKIRALHTDALFGEAIARIHRADSLSSLFV, encoded by the coding sequence ATGCAGCAGCGTGACTTCAAGGTGTTCGCCGGGAACTCGAACCCGGCGTTGGCGCATCGCATCTGCGAATATCTCCAGCGCCCGTTGGGCAAGGCGACCGTGGACACCTTCTCCGACGGGGAGATCCACGTGGAGATCGGCGAGAACGTGCGGGGACAGGACGTCTTCATCGTCCAGTCCACCTGCCCGCCGACGAACCACCACCTGATGGAGCTGCTCATCATGTGCGACGCGCTCAAGCGGGCGAGCGCCGGCTCCATCACCGCCGTGATGCCCTACTACGGCTACGCGCGGCAGGACCGGAAGGTGGCCGCGCGCACCCCCATCACCGCCAAGCTGGTGGCGGACATGCTGGAGGTGGCGGGCGTCAACCGGGTGGTGTCCATGGACATGCACGCGGGGCAGATCCAGGGCTTCTTCAACATGCCCTCGGATCACCTGTACGGCTCGCCGGTGTTCCTGGACGACATGCGCAAGCGCTTCCCGGAGCTGAGCGACGTCGTCATCGTCAGCCCGGACGCGGGCGGCGTGGAGCGCGCGCGCGCCTACTCCAAGCGCCTGGACACGGGCCTGGCCATCATCGACAAGCGCCGGCCGCGCGCGAACGCCTCAGAGGTGATGAACCTCATTGGCGACGTGAGCGGCAAGGACGCCATCCTGGTGGACGACATGGTGGACACCGCGGGCACGCTGGCCCAGGCGGCCGCCGCGCTGAAGAACAAGGGCGCGCGCCGGGTGCTGGCCTACGCCGTCCACCCCATCCTGTCCGGTCCCGCCATCCAGCGCATCACCGACTCCGTGCTGGAAGAGGTCGTCTTCACGGACACGGTGCCGCTCTCCGCCAGCGCCAGCGCCTGCCCGAAGATCCGCGCGCTCCACACCGACGCGCTCTTCGGAGAGGCCATCGCGCGCATCCACCGCGCGGACTCGCTGAGCTCGCTGTTCGTCTGA
- the spoVG gene encoding septation regulator SpoVG, which yields MNITDVRVFPVEEDKLKAYVTITLDHCFVVRDLKVIHGSTGLFIAMPAKKRKDGTYKDIAHPLNADTRSQMERVILIEYERHLHQAQTGTLAPVAAELD from the coding sequence ATGAACATCACCGACGTCCGGGTGTTTCCGGTCGAAGAGGACAAGCTCAAGGCGTACGTCACCATCACCCTGGATCACTGCTTCGTCGTGCGCGACTTGAAGGTGATCCACGGCTCCACCGGGCTCTTCATCGCGATGCCCGCGAAAAAACGGAAGGACGGGACGTACAAGGATATTGCCCACCCGTTGAACGCGGACACGCGCAGCCAGATGGAGCGCGTCATCCTCATTGAGTACGAGAGACACCTTCACCAGGCGCAGACCGGGACGCTCGCTCCGGTGGCCGCGGAACTCGACTAA
- a CDS encoding DUF5658 family protein: MQVGSWTQGASFYMSPASVGLLMLNLLDGLFTLLFLQLGVAEELNPVMRVAYEQSPLLFMFSKLLIVNAGLCLLCLHRKLKASRIAIRAGAVVYAIIVVYHLAFLAHLVSHWPFGA; encoded by the coding sequence ATGCAGGTGGGGTCGTGGACGCAGGGTGCTTCTTTCTACATGTCGCCCGCGTCGGTGGGATTGTTGATGCTGAACCTGCTGGACGGGCTCTTCACCCTGCTCTTCCTGCAGCTGGGGGTGGCGGAGGAACTCAACCCGGTGATGCGCGTGGCCTATGAGCAGTCACCGCTGCTGTTCATGTTCTCCAAGCTGCTCATCGTGAACGCGGGCCTGTGCCTGCTGTGCCTGCACCGCAAGCTCAAGGCCAGCCGCATCGCCATCCGCGCGGGCGCCGTGGTCTACGCCATCATCGTCGTCTACCACCTGGCGTTCCTCGCCCACCTGGTGAGTCACTGGCCCTTCGGGGCTTGA
- a CDS encoding thymidine kinase, with the protein MHQFPKDIGWIEVICGSMFSGKTEELIRRVKRALYGRQKVRVFKPRIDTRYDETQVVSHSQLKLTSVPVERAEEIFRHLPSDIQVVGIDEVQFFGGEVVQVCEALAQRGVRVICAGLDQDYQGRPFEPMPQLMAVAEYVTKELAICAVCGNPANRSQRIIGSGERVVVGAAGEYEPRCRKCHVPEPTEASPPQTLKLFD; encoded by the coding sequence TTGCATCAGTTTCCCAAAGATATCGGGTGGATAGAGGTCATCTGCGGCTCGATGTTCTCCGGCAAGACGGAGGAGTTGATCCGCCGCGTCAAGCGCGCGCTGTACGGCCGGCAGAAGGTCCGCGTGTTCAAGCCGCGCATCGACACCCGGTACGACGAGACGCAGGTGGTGAGCCACAGCCAGTTGAAATTGACGTCCGTCCCGGTGGAGAGGGCTGAAGAAATTTTCCGACACCTGCCCTCCGACATCCAGGTGGTGGGCATCGACGAGGTGCAGTTCTTTGGCGGAGAGGTGGTGCAGGTGTGCGAGGCGCTCGCCCAGCGGGGCGTGCGCGTCATCTGCGCGGGACTGGACCAGGACTACCAGGGCCGCCCCTTCGAACCGATGCCCCAGCTCATGGCGGTGGCGGAGTACGTCACGAAGGAGCTGGCCATCTGCGCGGTGTGTGGGAATCCGGCCAATCGCTCGCAGCGCATCATTGGAAGCGGGGAGCGGGTGGTGGTGGGCGCTGCGGGCGAATACGAGCCCCGGTGCCGCAAGTGTCACGTGCCCGAACCCACCGAGGCGAGCCCCCCGCAGACGCTGAAGCTGTTCGACTGA
- a CDS encoding uracil phosphoribosyltransferase: MRDTLYANVPFRLNEMTHHYGPHVHLVGNPFLLSQLATLCAKGTLQPQINRLVEQLYADLVKTVINAEFPRKMVTIPTRMIDSTPLGIYQGEVVDPHLRVVTVNIARAGTLPSQVTYDLLNFTVDPALVRQDHIIMSRMIDAAQAVVGSEIGGAKIGGDIDDAYVLFPDPMGATGGSLSTAISLYKTKVPGTPRRIITLNLIVTPEYLRRMTKDHPDVIIYALRLDRGLSPPEVFGTEPGLLWDKERGLDDRQYIVPGGGGFGEIMNNAYV; this comes from the coding sequence ATGCGGGACACCCTGTACGCGAACGTGCCGTTCCGGTTGAACGAGATGACCCACCACTATGGGCCCCACGTCCATCTGGTGGGCAATCCGTTTCTCCTGTCGCAGCTGGCCACGCTGTGCGCCAAGGGCACGCTTCAGCCGCAGATCAACCGGCTGGTGGAGCAGCTCTACGCGGACCTGGTGAAGACGGTCATCAACGCGGAGTTCCCGCGCAAGATGGTGACCATCCCCACGCGGATGATCGACTCCACGCCCCTGGGCATCTACCAGGGCGAGGTGGTGGACCCCCACCTGCGGGTGGTGACGGTGAACATCGCGCGGGCGGGCACGCTGCCGTCGCAGGTGACGTACGACTTGCTGAACTTCACGGTGGACCCGGCGCTCGTGCGTCAGGACCACATCATCATGAGCCGGATGATCGACGCGGCCCAGGCGGTGGTGGGCTCGGAGATTGGCGGCGCGAAGATTGGCGGCGACATCGACGATGCGTACGTGCTGTTCCCGGACCCCATGGGGGCCACGGGCGGCAGCCTGTCCACGGCGATTTCCCTCTACAAGACGAAGGTGCCCGGGACGCCCCGGCGCATCATCACGTTGAACCTCATCGTCACGCCGGAGTACCTGCGCCGGATGACGAAGGACCACCCGGACGTCATCATCTACGCGCTCCGGCTGGACCGGGGCCTGTCTCCGCCGGAGGTGTTCGGCACCGAGCCGGGCCTGCTCTGGGACAAGGAGCGGGGCCTGGATGACCGGCAGTACATCGTCCCCGGTGGCGGCGGCTTCGGGGAGATCATGAACAACGCCTACGTGTAG
- the hpt gene encoding hypoxanthine phosphoribosyltransferase: MTFHEKDVDVLISEEAVQARVKELGAAITRDYQGKELTLICVLKGSAFFTIDLARAIDLPLTLEFLGVSSYHGGTETTGEVRITTDVSKPMAGKHLLIIEDIIDTGLTMSFLLENLQARHPASLKLCSLLEKPARARAKVNIDYKGFVIEDKFVVGYGLDYGEKYRNLPFVGVWKNP; this comes from the coding sequence GTGACGTTCCACGAGAAGGATGTCGACGTCCTCATCTCCGAGGAGGCCGTGCAGGCGCGCGTGAAGGAGCTGGGCGCGGCGATTACCCGCGACTACCAGGGCAAGGAGCTGACGCTCATCTGCGTGCTCAAGGGCTCCGCGTTCTTCACCATCGACCTGGCGAGGGCCATCGACCTGCCGCTCACGCTCGAGTTCCTGGGCGTGTCCAGCTACCACGGCGGCACGGAGACCACGGGCGAGGTGCGCATCACCACGGACGTGTCCAAGCCCATGGCGGGCAAGCACCTGCTCATCATCGAGGACATCATCGACACGGGGCTCACCATGAGCTTCCTGCTGGAGAACCTCCAGGCGCGCCACCCCGCGTCGCTCAAGCTGTGCTCGCTGCTGGAGAAGCCCGCCCGCGCGCGCGCGAAGGTCAACATCGACTACAAGGGCTTCGTCATCGAGGACAAGTTCGTCGTCGGGTACGGCCTGGACTACGGCGAGAAGTACCGCAACCTTCCGTTCGTCGGGGTCTGGAAGAATCCCTGA
- the aqpZ gene encoding aquaporin Z, with protein sequence MREANVRDARPAPAGGGAMQKYLAEAVGTFVLVLGGVGAAVLAGDRIGFLGVSFAFGLSLLAMVYTVGPISGCHVNPAVTVGLLLAGKFDKRHVAGYVIAQCAGAILAAGLVLLIAKGAPGGYSAGVEGLGSNGYGAASPEGYGGGAAFLAEVALTFLLVLTVLGATDSRAPVGFAGLAIGLVLTLIHLVGIPITNTSVNPARSLGPALFSGGAALGQLWMFIIAPLLGAAFAAAVYRTVNQPVTQISAARAEQALEGERRQRLAERDVENPV encoded by the coding sequence ATGCGAGAAGCGAACGTGAGGGACGCCCGGCCAGCACCCGCGGGCGGGGGGGCGATGCAGAAGTACCTGGCGGAAGCGGTGGGCACCTTCGTGCTGGTGCTCGGCGGCGTTGGGGCGGCGGTGCTGGCGGGCGATCGCATCGGCTTCCTGGGCGTGTCGTTCGCCTTCGGCCTGTCGCTGCTCGCCATGGTCTACACGGTGGGCCCCATCTCCGGCTGTCACGTGAACCCGGCGGTGACGGTGGGCCTGCTGCTGGCGGGCAAGTTCGACAAGCGCCATGTCGCCGGCTACGTCATCGCCCAGTGCGCGGGGGCCATCCTGGCGGCGGGGCTGGTGCTGCTCATCGCGAAGGGCGCGCCGGGCGGGTACTCCGCGGGCGTGGAGGGGCTGGGCAGCAACGGCTATGGCGCGGCGTCGCCGGAGGGCTACGGCGGTGGGGCGGCGTTCCTCGCGGAGGTGGCGCTCACCTTCCTGCTGGTGCTGACGGTGCTGGGGGCCACGGACTCGCGCGCGCCGGTGGGCTTCGCGGGGCTGGCCATCGGCCTGGTGCTGACGCTCATCCACCTGGTGGGCATCCCCATCACCAACACGTCGGTGAACCCCGCGCGCAGCCTGGGCCCGGCGCTCTTCTCCGGGGGGGCCGCGCTGGGGCAGTTATGGATGTTCATCATCGCCCCGCTGCTGGGGGCGGCCTTCGCCGCGGCCGTGTACCGCACGGTGAACCAGCCCGTGACGCAGATCTCCGCCGCGCGCGCGGAGCAGGCGCTGGAGGGCGAGCGGCGGCAGCGGCTGGCTGAGCGCGACGTGGAGAACCCCGTCTGA
- a CDS encoding ribonucleotide-diphosphate reductase subunit beta → MLLDPGMNLTLRPMAYPVFFEMYRNAIKNTWTVEEIDFSTDLVDLRSKMTDAERHLIHRLVAFFATGDSIVGNNLVLNLYKHLNAPEARMYLSRQLYEEALHVQFYLTLLDSYMPDPAERAKAFAAVDNIPSIQRKARFCMKWMDSIQSMDQTRSRSDRRQFLLNLICFAGCIEGLFFFAAFAYVYFLRSKGLLNGLAAGTNWVFRDESAHMAFAFEAIQTVRKEEPELFDASLERDVVQMLREAVECETQFAQDLLSGGVMGLSVQEMRGYLEYVADQRLQMLGMSPIFHTKNPLHFMDLQDVQELTNFFERRVSSYQVGVGVGAANDVVFDAAF, encoded by the coding sequence ATGCTGCTCGATCCGGGAATGAACCTGACGCTGCGCCCCATGGCGTATCCCGTCTTCTTCGAGATGTACCGCAACGCCATCAAGAACACCTGGACGGTGGAGGAGATCGACTTCTCCACGGACCTGGTGGACCTGCGCTCGAAGATGACGGACGCGGAGCGTCACCTCATCCACCGGCTGGTGGCCTTCTTCGCCACGGGCGACTCCATCGTCGGCAACAACCTGGTGCTCAACCTCTACAAGCACCTGAACGCGCCCGAGGCGCGCATGTACCTGTCGCGCCAGCTCTATGAGGAGGCGCTGCACGTCCAGTTCTACCTGACGCTGCTGGACAGCTACATGCCGGACCCCGCCGAGCGCGCCAAGGCGTTCGCGGCGGTGGACAACATCCCGTCCATCCAGCGCAAGGCGCGCTTCTGCATGAAGTGGATGGACAGCATCCAGTCCATGGACCAGACGCGCTCGCGCTCGGACCGGCGTCAGTTCCTGCTGAACCTCATCTGCTTCGCGGGCTGCATTGAAGGCCTCTTCTTCTTCGCGGCCTTCGCGTACGTGTACTTCCTGCGCAGCAAGGGCCTGCTCAACGGCCTGGCCGCGGGCACCAACTGGGTGTTCCGCGATGAGAGCGCCCACATGGCGTTCGCCTTCGAAGCCATCCAGACGGTGCGCAAGGAGGAGCCGGAGCTCTTCGACGCCAGCCTGGAGCGCGACGTGGTGCAGATGCTCCGCGAGGCGGTGGAGTGCGAGACGCAGTTCGCCCAGGACCTCCTGAGCGGCGGCGTGATGGGCCTGTCGGTGCAGGAGATGCGCGGCTACCTGGAGTACGTGGCCGACCAGCGCCTCCAGATGCTCGGCATGTCCCCCATCTTCCACACCAAGAACCCGCTGCACTTCATGGACCTGCAGGACGTGCAGGAGCTCACCAACTTCTTCGAGCGCCGCGTGTCGTCCTACCAGGTGGGCGTGGGCGTGGGCGCCGCGAACGACGTCGTCTTCGACGCCGCCTTCTAG
- a CDS encoding ribonucleoside-diphosphate reductase subunit alpha, whose product MTVQTPLKPTVVASPPPDSAPTATAAAAPSSGGDFATTMRVTKRNGTAEPVDLNKIVRAVGKSCVGLSRVDVMRVATKTISGLYDGATTRELDSLSIQTAAALIVEEPEYARLSARLLSTFIQKEVSNQDIQSFSQSVAAGHKHGLIADRLLTFVQANARKLNAAIDPVRNDLFEYFGLRTVYDRYLLKNPQTREVIETPQDFFLRVACAISGDNAREAIELYRLFSSLEYLPSSPTLFNSGTRHEQLSSCFLLDSPTDELDAIYKKYSDIAMLSKFSGGIGVAYSRVRARGSLIKSTNGHSNGIVPWLKTLDASVAAVNQGGKRKGACCVYLETWHADIEDFLELRDNTGDEARRAHNLNLANWVPDLFMRRVEADQEWSLFDPKFVPHLTDLYGDAFEKAYAEAEAQGQAVRKVKARDLYARMMKVLAQTGNGWMTFKDTSNRKSNQTGQPGNVIHLSNLCTEILEVTSQGETAVCNLGSLNLGRMVKDGKFDFDTLRANAQLAIKQLDRVIDLNYYPITTAADSNRRWRPVGLGLMGLQDVFFQLRLPFDSVEARNLSKKISEEIYYAALVTSSDLAEQLGAHPSFPETRAAKGELQFDSWGVVPEDTLRWDALRSRIMKVGLRNSLMIAIAPTATIASIAGCYECIEPQVSNLFKRETLSGDFLQVNRYLVRDLQQLGLWNESTRNRIKMAEGSVQDLTELPEALRAIYRTAWEVPMRSLLDMGADRGAFIDQSQSLNLFVETPNIGKLSSMYFYAWQKGLKTTYYMRSRPATRIAKTTVNQGGPGITAAPTPAPAQAVAQATEAEAVACSLENPEACEACQ is encoded by the coding sequence TTGACCGTCCAGACGCCCCTGAAGCCGACCGTCGTCGCCTCGCCGCCCCCCGACTCCGCCCCCACGGCCACCGCCGCCGCGGCCCCGTCGTCCGGCGGCGACTTCGCCACCACGATGCGGGTGACGAAGCGCAACGGCACGGCGGAGCCGGTGGACCTCAACAAGATCGTCCGCGCGGTGGGCAAGTCCTGCGTGGGCCTGTCGCGCGTGGACGTGATGCGCGTGGCCACCAAGACCATCAGCGGCCTGTACGACGGCGCCACCACGCGTGAGCTGGACAGCCTGTCCATCCAGACCGCCGCGGCCCTCATCGTGGAGGAGCCCGAGTACGCCCGACTCTCCGCGCGCCTGCTGTCCACCTTCATCCAGAAGGAGGTCAGCAACCAGGACATCCAGTCCTTCAGCCAGTCCGTCGCCGCCGGCCACAAGCACGGCCTCATCGCGGACCGCCTGCTGACCTTCGTCCAGGCCAACGCGCGCAAGCTCAACGCCGCCATCGACCCGGTCCGCAACGACCTGTTCGAGTACTTCGGCCTGCGCACCGTCTACGACCGCTACCTCTTGAAGAACCCGCAGACGCGCGAGGTTATTGAAACGCCGCAGGACTTCTTCCTGCGCGTGGCGTGCGCCATCTCCGGCGACAACGCGCGCGAGGCCATTGAGCTCTACCGCCTGTTCAGCTCGCTGGAGTACCTGCCCTCCTCCCCCACCCTGTTCAACTCCGGCACGCGCCACGAGCAGCTCTCCAGCTGCTTCCTGCTGGACTCGCCCACGGACGAGCTGGACGCCATCTACAAGAAGTATTCGGACATCGCGATGCTGTCCAAGTTCTCCGGCGGCATCGGCGTGGCGTACAGCCGCGTGCGCGCGCGGGGCTCGCTGATCAAGTCCACCAACGGCCACTCCAACGGCATCGTCCCCTGGCTCAAGACGCTGGACGCGTCCGTGGCGGCGGTGAACCAGGGCGGCAAGCGCAAGGGCGCGTGCTGCGTGTACCTGGAGACGTGGCACGCGGACATCGAGGACTTCCTCGAGCTGCGCGACAACACCGGTGACGAGGCGCGCCGCGCGCACAACCTGAACCTGGCCAACTGGGTGCCGGACCTCTTCATGCGCCGCGTGGAGGCCGACCAGGAGTGGAGCCTCTTCGACCCGAAGTTCGTCCCCCACCTCACCGACCTCTACGGCGACGCCTTCGAGAAGGCCTACGCGGAGGCCGAAGCGCAGGGCCAGGCCGTGCGCAAGGTGAAGGCGCGCGACCTGTACGCCCGGATGATGAAGGTGCTCGCCCAGACGGGCAACGGCTGGATGACCTTCAAGGACACCTCCAACCGCAAGAGCAACCAGACAGGCCAGCCGGGCAACGTCATCCACCTGTCCAACCTGTGCACCGAAATCCTGGAGGTCACGAGCCAGGGTGAGACGGCGGTGTGCAACCTGGGGTCGCTCAACCTGGGCCGCATGGTGAAGGACGGGAAGTTCGACTTCGACACGCTCCGCGCCAACGCGCAGCTGGCCATCAAGCAGCTCGACCGCGTCATCGACCTCAACTACTACCCCATCACCACCGCCGCGGACTCCAACCGCCGCTGGCGCCCGGTGGGCCTGGGCCTGATGGGCCTCCAGGACGTCTTCTTCCAGCTGCGCCTGCCCTTCGACTCCGTGGAGGCGCGCAACCTCTCCAAGAAGATTTCGGAGGAGATCTACTACGCCGCCCTCGTCACCTCGTCGGACCTGGCGGAGCAGCTGGGCGCGCACCCCTCCTTCCCGGAGACGCGCGCCGCGAAGGGCGAGCTCCAGTTCGACAGCTGGGGCGTCGTCCCGGAGGACACGCTGCGCTGGGACGCGCTGCGCTCGCGCATCATGAAGGTGGGCCTGCGCAACTCGCTGATGATCGCCATCGCGCCCACGGCCACCATCGCCTCCATCGCCGGCTGCTACGAGTGCATCGAGCCGCAGGTGTCCAACCTCTTCAAGCGCGAGACGCTGTCGGGCGACTTCCTCCAGGTGAACCGCTACCTGGTGCGCGACCTGCAGCAGCTGGGCCTGTGGAACGAGTCCACGCGCAACCGCATCAAGATGGCCGAAGGCAGCGTGCAGGACCTCACGGAGCTGCCGGAGGCGCTGCGCGCCATCTACCGCACCGCGTGGGAGGTCCCCATGCGCTCGCTCCTGGACATGGGCGCGGACCGCGGCGCCTTCATCGACCAGAGCCAGTCGCTCAACCTCTTCGTGGAGACGCCGAACATCGGGAAGCTGTCCTCGATGTACTTCTACGCGTGGCAGAAGGGGCTGAAGACCACGTATTACATGCGCTCGCGTCCGGCGACCCGCATCGCCAAGACGACCGTGAACCAGGGTGGGCCGGGCATCACCGCCGCCCCCACGCCCGCCCCCGCGCAGGCGGTGGCGCAGGCCACGGAAGCCGAAGCGGTGGCGTGCTCGCTGGAGAACCCCGAGGCCTGCGAGGCGTGCCAGTAG